CAGGTTCGTGCCGCTGCCGCTGATGAGGACGCCCAGCCGTATGGGCTTGCGCTCCTGGCTCATCGGTAGGTCACCTTGCCCTCGCCCTTCACGCACTCGCCCATCACAAACGGCGCAAAGCCCTGGGCAACCAGGTCCTCGCAAACCTCGTCCACGTCGTTCGGGTCGCAGATGATGCTCATGCCAACGCCCATGTTGAACGTCTTGTACGCCTCGTCCGGGGTGAGGCCGGCCGCCTTCACGCAGTAGTCGATAATGGGCGGCACGTCCCACGCGGGGCCGTCGGCGCCGCCACGGTCCACCACGGCGTCCACGTTGGAGGGAAGCGCGCGGTTGAGGTTCTCGGTGATGCCTCCGCCCGTGATGTGCGCCATCGCATGGATGGGGGCACCGGCCTTGAGGGCCGCCACCAGGCCGCCGGCGTAAATCGTGGTCGGGCGCATCACGGCGTCGGCCAGGCTCTCGCCGCCCAGCTCGGGAAGCGGGGTCTCAAGCTCCTCGACCGTCTTGCCCTCGATGGCGACCTTGCGCACCAGGCTGTAGCCGTTGGAGTGGATGCCAGAGCTCGGCAGGCCCAGGATCACGTCGCCCTCGTGCACCAGGTGCGGGCCGATCATCTTGGGACGGTCGACCACGCCCACCACAAAGCCGGCCAGGTCGTAGTCGTCCGGGTTCATCACACCGGGGTGCTCGGCCATCTCGCCGCCCACCAGGGCGCAGCCGGATTTCTTGCAGCCGTTCGCGATGCCCTTCACGATCTTGGCAACGTGCTCGGCACGCAGCTTGCCGATCGCAACGTAGTCCAGGAAGAACAGCGGCTCCGCGCCGATGGGCACCACGTCGTCCACGCACATGGCCACCAGGTCCTCGCCCACCGTCTCGTGACGGTCCAGCAGCTGGGCGATCGCGAGCTTGGTGCCCACGCCGTCCGTGCCGCTCACGAGCACGGGA
This sequence is a window from Parafannyhessea umbonata. Protein-coding genes within it:
- the purM gene encoding phosphoribosylformylglycinamidine cyclo-ligase; amino-acid sequence: METQPKHITYADAGVDVDEGARAVDAIKAAVKETNRPEVIGGLGGFGSCFSMKGFKDMEDPVLVSGTDGVGTKLAIAQLLDRHETVGEDLVAMCVDDVVPIGAEPLFFLDYVAIGKLRAEHVAKIVKGIANGCKKSGCALVGGEMAEHPGVMNPDDYDLAGFVVGVVDRPKMIGPHLVHEGDVILGLPSSGIHSNGYSLVRKVAIEGKTVEELETPLPELGGESLADAVMRPTTIYAGGLVAALKAGAPIHAMAHITGGGITENLNRALPSNVDAVVDRGGADGPAWDVPPIIDYCVKAAGLTPDEAYKTFNMGVGMSIICDPNDVDEVCEDLVAQGFAPFVMGECVKGEGKVTYR